The sequence AATCTCCGCATGAAGCGCGGTGAATGAACAATTACATCTATGATCTGCCGGACTGGCCTCGATTCCGCTGGAACCAGGACGCGATTTCTCCTCGGCTTGCCGCCGTCCGCCACAAACAGGATCGGCTGATCGGACGCATGCAGGCTCTTGGATTTCCTCTCCGGAAAGAAGCCGAGTTGCGCACGCTCACGCTTGAAGTCCTCAAATCCAGCGAAATCGAAGGCGAGATCCTGGACA is a genomic window of Deltaproteobacteria bacterium containing:
- a CDS encoding DUF4172 domain-containing protein, which gives rise to MNNYIYDLPDWPRFRWNQDAISPRLAAVRHKQDRLIGRMQALGFPLRKEAELRTLTLEVLKSSEIEGEILD